A part of Scophthalmus maximus strain ysfricsl-2021 chromosome 20, ASM2237912v1, whole genome shotgun sequence genomic DNA contains:
- the nup155 gene encoding nuclear pore complex protein Nup155 — translation MPSSAGPSSPAAALAEALENSARLIDKHLQDDRCFPDLSELLSVPSHNMPSLSGVSDMDYPLQGPGLLSVPNLPELSAVRRVPLPPELVEQFSHMQCNCMMGVFPEICRAWLTIDNDIFMWNYEDGGDVAYFDGLIETILAVGLVKPKQGILQPHIHYLLVLATSVDVVILGLSFPKSQAGLNDSMSGGMQLLPDPLFSIPTDNTYILSITSTDLGRIFMAGKDGCLYEIAYQAEAGWLSQRCRKINHSKSSLSFLIPSVLQFSFSEDDPIVQIAIDNSHNTLFTRSEKGVLQVYDLGADGQGMSRVATLSQSSIVAAAGNIARTIDRSVFKPIVQISVIDSSESSDCHLLAVTHAGVRLYFSTTPFAPPHQKHVAVRPSLLALVHVRLPPGFSASSTLQKPAKVHKALHSKGVLLMAASESEDNDILWCINHDSFPFKKPLMETQVMSNVDGHSWALCALNEQRPTKIFTPLNREQIPITDSPVVVQQHNIPPQKFVLLSAKGSHIFQKLRPVDQLRHLLVSCAGGESEEIERFFKLHREEQACATALILACSSAACDREVSQWATRSFFRYGGEAQMRFPAAMSSPSTVGPVISTPAHGIVPPALAIPFAPMHPGSGPITPMSAGPEVIFSGKHNGICIYFARILGNIWDGSLAFEKAMSNGNQTVSILESSVGSFDLEAVLLELCGLREFLDKNSQFSPSSLGAASFSSPANLQQRLLGFMRPDGASSQQVQQELQRKYHTKAQVYEKVSLQGIQQLVHRSYQTLALWKLLCDHQFSLIISELPKEFQEQMKGASFKDVVIRGKELSGALVTALINVYIKDNAPVDAISNHLRDICPLLYSSDDSVCSKANELLQSSKQIQNKADKERTLRESLRLYQQISQHTDLPLVCSQYRQVRFYEGVLELCLTAADKKDPQRLGPHFYKNGEPEEDRVGQQAFQERLSCYKCITDTMQELVNQSKAAPQSPSVPKQPGPPVMTSDPNMLSNEEATAHFEQVLGLAQRSQDELFHIALYNWLIQADLTDKLLEVNSPYLEEHLMHMIKQDQSKVHNMDLLWRYYEKNRNFGKAAHVLARLADMHSTEISLKQRLEYIARAILSAKSSSCISAQASDGEFLHELEEKMELMRIQVQIQDTLIRQYSHHPSVKNVISQLDSELMDITKLYGEFADHFKLSECKLAIIHCAGHSDPILVHSLWQEIMEKELGDSVAMSPPDRMRSLGLKLVSLGKIYAGTPRYFPLEFLVKFLEQEVCRLNWDVGFVACTMQEIGVQLPRLLEVYDQLFKTRDPCWQRLRKPLHLVECIHVLLSGYVDDPSRVPTYDRRRFTNVCLDNICGYLVELQSLSPNSALQQTIGNFKSLQTKLEKLH, via the exons ATGCCGTCCAGCGCTGGACCCAGCAGCCCCGCAGCTGCACTCGCTGAGGCGCTGGAAAACTCTGCCAGGCTGATTGACAAACACCTGCAGGATGACCGCTGCTTCCCTGACCTGTCGGAGTTGCTAAGCGTCCCCTCTCACA ATATGCCCTCCCTCTCTGGAGTGTCGGACATGGACTACCCTCTCCAAGGACCGGGTTTGCTGAGTGTGCCAAACCTCCCGGAGCTCAGTGCCGTCCGCAGAGTCCCTCTGCCGCCTGAGCTGGTCGAGCAGTTCAGCC ATATGCAATGTAACTGCATGATGGGAGTATTTCCTGAGATCTGTCGAGCGTGGCTTACTattgacaatgacatttttatgtgGAATTATGAAGATGG AGGAGATGTGGCCTATTTTGATGGACTTATTGAAACTATTCTTGCCGTAGGTCtagtaaaaccaaaacaag gGATTTTACAGCCACATATTCACTACCTCTTAGTATTGGCCACTTCTGTGGATGTAGTGATCCTCGGGCTGAGCTTCCCCAAGAGCCAGGCTG gTTTGAACGACAGCATGTCTGGTGGGATGCAGCTGCTCCCAGACCCCCTCTTCTCAATCCCCACAGACAACACGTACAtcctctccatcacctccacaGACCTAGGACGCATCTTCATGGCAGGAAAGGACGGCTGCCTCTATGAGATAGCTTACCAGGCTGAGGCCGGCTGGCTAAGCCAGCGCTGCAGAAAAATCAACCACTCCAAAAGCTCTCTGTCCTTCCTCATCCCCTCTGTGCTCCAGTTCTCCTTTTCTGAAGACG ACCCCATTGTGCAGATTGCTATCGACAACTCCCACAACACATTATTCACACGCTCCGAGAAAGGTGTCCTGCAG GTGTATGACCTGGGTGCTGATGGGCAGGGGATGAGTCGTGTGGCAACCTTGTCACAAAGCTCCATTGTTGCAGCTGCTGGAAACATAGCCAG GACAATTGATCGTTCTGTCTTCAAACCCATTGTCCAGATCTCTGTGATCGACAGCTCTGAGTCCTCAGATTGTCACCTGCTCGCTGTCACTCATGCAG GTGTGCGTCTCTACTTCAGTACCACACCTTTTGCCCCTCCACACCAGAAGCATGTGGCAGTTCGACCAAGCCTGCTAGCTTTGGTCCACGTTCGTCTGCCACCAGGGTTTTCTGCATCTTCCACCCTGCAGAAACCTGCAAAGGTCCATAAGGCACTACACAGCAAAG GTGTTCTGCTAATGGCTGCTTCCGAGTCAGAGGACAATGACATTCTGTGGTGTATCAATCATGACTCTTTTCCTTTCAAGAAACCCTTGATGGAGACGCAG GTGATGTCTAACGTTGATGGGCACTCCTGGGCTCTCTGTGCTCTCAATGAGCAGAGGCCTACCAAGATTTTTACTCCTCTTAACAGGGAACAGATCCCCATCACTGATTCACCAGTGGTGGTCCAGCAGCACAACATCCCTCCGCAGAAgtttgtcctcctctctgcaaAG GGGAGTCATATCTTCCAAAAACTGCGACCTGTAGATCAGCTCCGTCATCTGCTTGTGAGCTGCGCTGGTGGAGAAAGTGAAGAGATCGAGCGCTTTTTCAAGCTGCACAGG gaggagcaggcttGTGCCACAGCACTGATCCTGGCTTGTTCCAGTGCTGCTTGTGACCGAGAGGTTTCTCAGTGGGCCACCAGATCTTTCTTCAG ATATGGAGGAGAAGCACAAATGAGATTCCCTGCAGCCATGTCATCTCCCAGTACTGTTGGACCTGTGATCAGCACTCCAGCACATG GCATCGTTCCACCAGCTCTCGCCATACCTTTCGCACCGATGCACCCTGGGTCTGGCCCCATCACCCCCATGTCAGCTGGCCCAGAGGTGATTTTCTCAGGGAAGCACAATGGTATATGCATCTACTTTGCTCGCATTCTTGG AAATATTTGGGACGGGAGCCTTGCTTTTGAGAAAGCCATGAGCAATGGAAATCAGACTGTCAGCATT TTGGAAAGCAGCGTTGGATCATTTGATCTAGAAGCAGTTCTTCTGGAGCTCTGTGGGTTGAGGGAGTTTCTTGATAAAAACTCTCAGTTCAGTCCTTCGTCTCTCGGTGCTGCAAG TTTTAGCTCCCCTGCCAACCTGCAGCAAAGGCTGCTGGGATTTATGCGTCCTGATGGAGCCAGCTCCCAGCAAGTCCAGCAGGAGCTCCAGAGGAAATATCACA CAAAGGCACAGGTTTATGAGAAAGTGTCGCTACAGGGCATTCAGCAGTTGGTGCATCGCTCCTATCAGACTCTGGCCCTCTGGAAACTTCTCTGTGATCACCAGTTCAGCCTCATTATATCCGAGCTGCCAAAG GAGTTTCAAGAGCAGATGAAGGGAGCGAGTTTTAAGGACGTAGTGATCCGGGGCAAAGAGCTCTCTGGAGCGCTCGTCACGGCGCTCATTAATGTCTACATCAAAGATAATGCCCCTGTGGATGCCATCAGCAACCACCTGCGGGACATCTGTCCCCTGCTGTATAGCAGCGACGACAGTGTTTGCtccaag GCTAATGAGTTGCTGCAGAGCTCCAAGCAGATCCAGAATAAAGCGGATAAAGAGAGAACACTTAGGGAGTCTCTACGTCTCTATCAGCAGATCAGCCAACACACTGACCTGCCGCTCGTCTGCTCCCAGTACAGGCAAG TGCGTTTCTACGAGGGAGTCCTTGAGTTGTGCCTCACGGCAGCAGACAAGAAGGATCCACAGAGATTGGGGCCCCACTTCTACAAGAACGGAGAGCCTGAGGAGGACCGAGTGGGGCAGCAGGCCTTCCAGGAGAG ACTGTCCTGCTATAAGTGCATCACAGACACCATGCAGGAGCTGGTGAACCAGAGCAAAGCTGCCCCTCAGTCCCCCAGTGTCCCAAAGCAACCGGGGCCACCTGTCATGACCTCCGACCCCAACATGCTCAGCAACGAAGAAGCCACAGCCCAT TTTGAGCAGGTGCTCGGTCTGGCCCAGAGGTCTCAGGACGAGCTGTTTCACATCGCTCTCTACAACTGGCTCATTCAGGCTGACCTTACTGACAAGCTGCTTGAG GTGAATTCTCCGTACCTGGAGGAACACCTGATGCATATGATCAAGCAGGACCAGAGTAAAGTGCACAACATGGACCTGTTGTGGCGTTACTACGAGAAGAACCGTAACTTCGGCAAGGCAGCTCATGTATTGGCCCGTCTCGCTGACATGCACAG CACCGAGATCTCTCTGAAGCAGCGTTTGGAGTATATCGCCCGAGCCATCCTGTCTGCTAAGAGTTCCTCCTGCATCTCCGCTCAGGCCTCTGATGGCGAGTTCCTCCACGAGCTGGAAGAAaagatggag CTGATGCGTATTCAAGTACAGATTCAGGACACCCTGATCAGACAGTACTCCCATCATCCCTCAGTGAAAAATGTCATCTCTCAGTTGGACTCGGAGCTCATGGACATCACAAAG CTCTACGGGGAGTTTGCAGACCATTTCAAATTGTCTGAGTGCAAGTTGGCCATCATTCACTGCGCAGGACACTCTGACCCAATCCTAGTGCACTCACTGTGGCAGGAGATCATGGAAAAAG AACTGGGAGACTCCGTGGCCATGAGTCCACCAGACAGGATGAGGTCTCTTGGTTTGAAACTGGTGTCCCTGGGAAAGATTTATGCCGGAACGCCAAGATATTTCCCTTTGG AGTTCCTGGTTAAGTTTCTCGAGCAGGAGGTGTGTCGACTCAACTGGGACGTGGGATTTGTCGCGTGCACCATGCAGGAGATTGGAGTTCAGTTGCCACGTCTTCTGGAGGTCTATGACCAACTCTTCA